A stretch of DNA from Oryza brachyantha chromosome 4, ObraRS2, whole genome shotgun sequence:
TTCAAGAGTGAAACTCACATGTCAGTGGTTGTAATAGCAATGTCATTATGGTAGAGAATACACAGCCGAAAGGTTCAAAATGCACAAAAATTTCTGATAAgctttttttcacaaaactcagtaaaaaaaaagcaaaaatcaAACTATTGTCACCCAACTGCACAAATTAGACAATAACTTGAATATCTTGGCAAATAACCAACTGAATAATGCAGAAAAGTAACACCCTCAGAAAGAGCATGGAAAACAGAAGGCTCTAGTAAAGCTAGACTAACCTAGTTGGATCCAATGTTCATACAAATATGCAGAAGAGGATGCATTATTTGCTTGCTCATCTTGTTGAGGACCAGGATTCTAACTGTGGACATGGGAGGATTGACTCTTCACTTTCCCCATTTTGAGAGGATCAAGCAACCGAAAATTGTGAAGCATACTGCAGCCACGGAGCCAACCACAAGTGCGAAAGCATACATCTGGCTTGGAAGGTTAAGTTTCTCTTGAATACCCTTCAAACCTTTGTCAATCACCGGTGCCAACGCAGCTGCACCAGCAACTCGGAATGGCCTAGTAACATTGTTACCGGTCCACATTAGGATAACTATCTGCCACATCAGAAAACACATGAAGCTCAATCTGACTAGCCTGAAAGTTTTGCATTGTACACAAAGCAGACAAAGTTACATTTTGTCTGCCGTATAGAAGAGTTTATTCATTAACAGAGCATCAGCACTCCCCAATAATGATGCTTTGTAAAGAACTATGATCCCCTATCTAATTCCACACATAAATTGGAGGCAATGTGCACATAAGCAATGAGAAGGTGGCAAATTTAAACGTAAAGCAAAGCATATGGAGTTCATACCCCAAGCAAGGCCTTGAGATTGGCTGCAGGGTTCTTGCCGGTGCTCTTCTCGTAGCCGAGAAAGGCGAGCACGAAGAACGTCGTGTAGGTGACGGCGTCGAACAGGCCGTAGGCCAGCACGGCGGACAGGCCGAGCTTGGCCACCTTCGCCCTCATCTCCGCGCTCTCCGCCTACACGCATCCACCGCCAAGAAAAACTCCATCAAAATCAACCAACCAAAACTGGAAACGCTTCGCAGTCTCTTCCACTGATTTCGACGGCCACAAACTCACCATCCATTTGGCCCAGAACCCGCCCCTCGGCTGCGGCTCATCCTGCAAAGTCGACCACAAATTTACACAAGAGCTTAGGTGAGGATGGGATTCAGAACCTCACAGGAGTTTCAGAGTTAGTTCAGGTGTGGTTGGGTTAGCTAGACGGTGAGACACCTGAGGGTCCGGATGAGGgtttgcggcggcggaggcgcggggGAGACGATAAGCGAGCCTGCTCCCTGCgatggccgcggccgcggccgcaggGAACGGGGACAgcggtgagcggcggcgcggcggcgtcgcctgAACGGCTGGGTTTGGGGGCGCGAGACGGGAGTGGAGACCGAGCTGGTGGAGGGAGACCGCAGGGCGCTGCAGGTGCATGATGTACATGTCGGCGAAGGAGACGGCCGCGGATTGGGAGTGAGGGTGCGGCGAGGGGTGATCGGTGTGCTGCAGACGGATCGCTCCATTTCTGTACGGAAGAAGACAAAACAAGATTTGTAGtactatttaaaattcttatttaaatttatatctacatatataaaattataatacatacttaaaatttctataataataaatcatattataacaaaataattaataattatataatttttttaataagacgaatgatcaaacgtggatctaaaagttaacggcgtcatataaaaaaatatggaggaagtCCTAGAGTATCGACCACCAAATTGTGACATATCCTATGAAGAAAACTATGCCACGAGTCTCTGACCAGCTTGAACAAAAGAATAGGATGATACAATTCAGGTGCTATTACattcaagaatttagaaatgcACTTGCCACGCATAAGACAGGGGATGGAATTTATGTACATGTAGACAGTGTGGcgtaagagaaaaaaaaaaggtccaaTTCAGAGCAAAATGGTTCAAAAATCTCCCTAAATTTTGTACTTCAAACAAGGAGATTCCTTATTTTTCAGTACTCGGTAGTAGTTTCTACTAGCGAAATGCCAGATCCGATACAGCTAAAGAGTTCTCAATTGCTTTCCCTGAAAAACGAAGGACTCATTTGATTATTAGCGATGCAAATCCTCAGCATTAGACAAACATCCTCAGTGATATCCGATCGGCGCAGGGGTCTGCTTCAGCTCCATGCCCTGGTAATGGATGTCCTGCACATCACAAGCCAGACAAGACAAAACATCAGAGCCAATTCAACATACAGGCCCAAAAGATAAGATCAAAGATCGGCAAGATCGCTGATCATGGTTATACCGATGCGAAGTGATTGACGTCACGGTGGTGAGCCTCGTCGGCGCgcacgacggtgacgacgtcCTTGAGCGTGGCGTCGGCGGGGAGGCGCCAGTAGTCGACGGCGATGGCAGGGGCAGGGACGTTGTCGATCTTGCCGGCCTCGAGGTCCTTGAGGAACTCGGTGTAGGAGTGGatggcctcctcctcgagGTACCCGACGACGCGGTGCGCGAACTTGGGGGAGAGGAGGTAGCCCAGGAAGTAGGCGTTGAAGAAGACGCCCTGGACGGTGATGACGAGGGCGCGCTCGTACCACCTCGGCTTCGCCACCTCCATGAAGGTCATGAGGTGCATGCGCTCGTTCTCGGCCTCCTCCAGCAGCGTGCGGATCCACCCGCCGCTCTGCTCGAAGCGCCGGAGGGAGCGGAGGTGGAGCAGCATGCCGCCCACCATCCCCGGCACTGCCGCCACCGTCTCCAGCATCATCGCACGGCAACCATACCTCCTCTGCATCCAATTTGCAGTGTTAAACGATGGACAGTTACAACCGAGCAGAGATCCACTAGAGGATTATGATTTACGCATACTACTAGAAATAGAGGGCATTGGAAGTTTGGAACATGACAATCACAAACCGAAATACACGACGGAACAGTTGGATCCTCACGTATTGTAGTGCAAACAGTAGACCTATGATTTAATGGGCGGGAttttaacaaattaaaaataaagtcctTTTCAAAGTGCGTGTCCCTTTCTTGTCGTcgtatgtactccctccgtcccaaaataaaccaaatttttattttttatctataatttttgactcttcgttttattcaattttttttgcgattgatatttttgtttttattggatgataaatcataaatagtactttacatgtgactaatttttttaattttctaaaaaaaatttaaataagacgaatgataaacgttggacacgaaaaccaaagaattgatttttttttttttggccagAGGAAGTACTCCTAGACAACAAAATCAATCCGCACAGGTGGATCAGGTAGAACCCACGCGTCACTAATACAAATGGCATCTTCCCGGAAGAAAGGAAACCGAAATTCTCGAGGGCAAAATAAAGTGCTCTTGTTGCCTCCTATGGCACGCCAAGAGGCAGTTTTTCCCTTCGACAAAAAGTTGAACAAACATAACACAGCACTCATCGCCACCAGGAACATCAAACGGCGGCGCGCCGTTATCGAGTCATCGAGTAATTAAGCACAAACCTGGAAGAAGATGTCAGTGGGGAAGCGAAGCGACTTGACGGTCCAGTACGCGATCTTGTCGAGCAGCGTCTTGGGCACGTGGTGCTTCGTCAGATCGATCGAAGTGTCTGCGGTATAGGTCTCCCATGGCTGTGGAAAatcaaaccaaaattaaaaCCGCTCGACGAGTTTATCAATGCACGTATCAATCAGGCGATCGACCTACGGGAAGAATGGAAACGGGAAACCGATCGGGAGCAAACAAAGCGAATTAGAGCGCGCGCACGTACGTACCCTGAAGCAAGACCACTTCCACTCCGTGCCGTCCTCCCGCACCAGCTTCTTCGACTGCTCGATCCCCCAGTAGCTgttcaccaccacctccttctTCTCCGCTCCCGCTTTCTTGGCCTCCTCCTTCGCTgcctcctccgtcgccgccacggaCGACGTGGACATCATCCGCATCCCCCACACCCCGGGGACGGCGTCTCCGCCTGCGAGGaacggcctcgccgccgccgccgccgccggagagtTCAACGTCGCGGTGAAGATGcggacgccgccgacgtggcGGAGGAGCGCCGATCCGGCCATCCTGGAGctcatcgccgccggtgacggTCGCCGATCGAAACGCACGGGGCTAGACAACGCCAaaagttttggaggaattcTGAGAGGCGCCTTTTGTTGACGAGATAGTTGCGATTTGCAAATGGAGTGGATTTTTCTCGGTGGAATTTATACAGGGAGAGAGAGCGCGCCACAGGAGAGGAGTCGGTGGTGGGGCCACGCCGTCAGTGACGGGGGGAGCTGGGGTTTCCTCGGGCTTTCCCGAATCTGAGGATTACTAGTaagtcttttcttcttctccaagTTGATCGGCTTAAGTACTAACCGCTATGCGATTATTTTCCAAACAGCCTGTGACTAATAATAAAAGGTTCACGTGTTTTCAGAGCCAAACTATGTGATGTGTGGTTGGTACACGCATCAGGAGTCTCAACCTTGGTATCCATTAaactgatttatttatataagaaaaaatgggATAGTACTACTGCATAAAAGCATAATAGGTTAATATAACGAAATGTACAAAGTCAATTTGAAAAAACACCACTTGTACAGGTGGAGTACAAGTGTAGTACAAGTAGAATATTCCGTTTAGAACCATTTCACAcgaagcaaattaattaatgctgaaaaatccaaaatgcCCGATAGCACAAGGCAAACGTACAAAGCCAAAGCCAAACGGGAAACGAGTCCTGGTTCTGTTGCTTGTCTTGTGGACCAAGAAAGACGCCATCCATCCAGGATCGATGGCAGTCAAATTAGGCAACTGCTATTATTAGATCCTTAATCTAAGCACTGACAATTCCAGAACGTGACTAACAGCTATGTTAATTACGAACTGACGCAAATATGGTACTACGGCAGCTAGAAACATCCGGGACCTTGCTTCGGTTCGGAGGGGCCTTCATGGCGCTGTGCTTACCACACGAACCCATAAACTCAATACACAAACGTGTCGATGTTTACTCAGAGTCAATATCGTCTTTGCAATGGTCAAATAAAGATTTTaaccattatatttttaaaaaatatatgtcatTCAAAGCTTTTATTGTATAGAGGCTAATAGACATTATTAACTGTAGCAATGATGTTtaccttttcctctcttttctaCTCGATATCAACAAATATTCGTCCAAAATTGTGGGGGTACTAAATTTTCTCTGTGTTAcctccaaaattaactttcttcttccctcaaaaaaaattaactttcttCGTATTGATGTACTGAAGTACAATATTCGTCCCAAAATACCTGTGGCTCTAGGTTATTTAGTAGTAAAAATTAagatttgagaaaaaaaaataactataatagCTATTGTTAAAAGATGTATGGTTAGTGTAGGGGGGTAGTTAAAGGTAGAACAGAGAGAAATTTAGACTAACAAGTTTTTTTAAGACAATGTTGAATGTCAAAGTGACCAGGTTGTTGGGACGTATGAAGTGTAAATCAGTACTTAAATATGTCACCTAGTGGTAGCTA
This window harbors:
- the LOC102705530 gene encoding uncharacterized protein LOC102705530 isoform X1, producing the protein MYIMHLQRPAVSLHQLGLHSRLAPPNPAVQATPPRRRSPLSPFPAAAAAAIAGSRLAYRLPRASAAANPHPDPQDEPQPRGGFWAKWMAESAEMRAKVAKLGLSAVLAYGLFDAVTYTTFFVLAFLGYEKSTGKNPAANLKALLGIVILMWTGNNVTRPFRVAGAAALAPVIDKGLKGIQEKLNLPSQMYAFALVVGSVAAVCFTIFGCLILSKWGK
- the LOC102708236 gene encoding ubiquinol oxidase 1a, mitochondrial gives rise to the protein MSSRMAGSALLRHVGGVRIFTATLNSPAAAAAARPFLAGGDAVPGVWGMRMMSTSSVAATEEAAKEEAKKAGAEKKEVVVNSYWGIEQSKKLVREDGTEWKWSCFRPWETYTADTSIDLTKHHVPKTLLDKIAYWTVKSLRFPTDIFFQRRYGCRAMMLETVAAVPGMVGGMLLHLRSLRRFEQSGGWIRTLLEEAENERMHLMTFMEVAKPRWYERALVITVQGVFFNAYFLGYLLSPKFAHRVVGYLEEEAIHSYTEFLKDLEAGKIDNVPAPAIAVDYWRLPADATLKDVVTVVRADEAHHRDVNHFASDIHYQGMELKQTPAPIGYH
- the LOC102705530 gene encoding uncharacterized protein LOC102705530 isoform X2, producing the protein MYIMHLQRPAVSLHQLGLHSRLAPPNPAVQATPPRRRSPLSPFPAAAAAAIAGSRLAYRLPRASAAANPHPDPQDEPQPRGGFWAKWMAESAEMRAKVAKLGLSAVLAYGLFDAVTYTTFFVLAFLGYEKSTGKNPAANLKALLGAIPSCWCSCVGTGD